From Nicotiana tabacum cultivar K326 chromosome 15, ASM71507v2, whole genome shotgun sequence, the proteins below share one genomic window:
- the LOC142169599 gene encoding secreted RxLR effector protein 161-like: MLDISETKKYLTLVFRMKDLNEVDTILGIKVKRDNKIKTLSQSHYIDKILAKFNHLGIKEFNTPYDSSIKLTENTERAVSQLAFVVCKLSRFTSNPSNNHWKAITRVLGYLNYTKHLGICYNGFSTVLEGYSDASWITSVNDNKSTLGWIFTLGGGVISWASKK; encoded by the coding sequence ATGCTTGATATTTCTGAAACCAAGAAGTATCTAACTTTAGTCTTTAGAATGAAAGACTTAAATGAAGTAGATACTATTTTGGGCATAAAGGTCAAAAGAGATAACAAAATAAAGACTTTATCACAATCACATTATATTGATAAAATCCTTGCTAAGTTCAATCATTTAGGCATAAAGGAGTTCAATACTCCTTATGACTCTAGTATCAAACTAACTGAGAACACTGAAAGAGCAGTATCCCAATTAGCATTTGTTGTTTGTAAGCTTTCAAGGTTTACTAGTAATCCAAGTAATAATCATTGGAAAGCAATAACTAGAGTACTTGGATATTTAAACTATACTAAACATTTGGGCATTTGCTATAATGGTTTTTCTACTGTTTTAGAAGGATATTCTGATGCAAGTTGGATTACTAGTGTTAATGATAATAAATCCACTTTGGGATGGATATTTACTCTGGGAGGTGGTGTCATTAGTTGGGCATCCAAGAAATAA